TGGACCTTATAGAAAATCGGCAGCTAAATTTGATGTTTCGGTGCTATTTAATGTGTTTAAAGTGCGCGAGTTTAGAAAGGCGGCATTTGGATATTTTGGCCACATGTGGGAACTATATACCTTTTGGGCTTTTGTACCCATACTTTTAGGTGCTTATGTGGAGTATCACCCAAGCGTAACGTTTAACATTCCATTACTAAGTTTTATAATTATAGCTTCTGGAGGAATTGCTTGTGTAATTTCGGGCTATTTATCTCAAATGTTTGGAATCAAAAAAATAGGCGCGATAGCATTAGCGCTTTCGGGTATTTGCTGTTTAGTGTCTCCGTTATTCTTTAGTTTAGAATCGGAAATTAGTTTTATAATATTTTTGGTGTTTTGGGGTATAGTTGTTGTGGCCGACTCTCCATTATTTTCCACCTTAGTCGCGCAAAATGTTAGTGCAGAAAATAAAGGCACGGCCTTGACTATTGTTAACTCTATTGGGTTTGCAGTAACCATTGTAAGTATTCAATTGGCTAGCAGTTTAATAGATGTTATGGCTGTAAAATATTTGTTTTTGTTTATTGCTATTGGTCCCGTTTTAGGTCTTGTTGGGCTTTTAAAGAGATCTTAACTCACAATATTACCATCTACCATAGTTAATTTTCTATCGGCGAGATTAGCAAGTTCTTCATTATGGGTTACAATCACGAAGGTTTGTCCAAATTGATCTCTTAATTTAAAGAATAAACTATGTAAATTCTCAGCAGATTCACTGTCTAAGTTTCCAGAAGGTTCATCGGCAAAAATTAAAGCAGGACTATTAATAAGCGCTCTTGCAACAGCAACACGTTGTTGTTCCCCTCCAGATAGTTCATTTGGCTTGTGGTTATAACGATGCGATAACCCAAGAAAATCTAGCAGCTCCTTAGCGCGTTTTTCTGCATCTTTTTTATTTGTTCCTTTAATAAAAGCTGGTAAACAAACGTTTTCTATAGCTGTAAATTCAGGAAGTAATTGATGAAACTGAAAAATAAACCCAATATGTTCATTTCTAAATTTAGCCAAAGCTTTATCGTTAAGTTCACCAATATTGATGTTGTTTATAATTAATTCAAAATTGGTAACAGGTGATGCCTTATCTAAGGTTCCTAAAATTTGTAAAAGAGTTGTTTTTCCTGCACCCGAAGCCCCTACAATAGATACTACTTCGCTAGGTTTAATATGTATGTCAACGCCTTTTAAAACTTGTAAATCGTCGTAGAATTTCTGAATGTTTTTTGCTTTAATCATCTATATAAAATATAGGCGTGAAATTACTACTTTAAGTTGTGCCGTACAATTTTGAATCAATTTTATTGTATAGTCCATTTTTAGACTTATATTTATTTTCGAAATTAAATTATAGTACAAGATGCCTTACAGAAAGCTAGAAGAATACAATATGCAGGTTACCGACGATGTTAAAAATAGATACCGAAACATCATTGAAGATTTAGGTGAAGATACCGAGCGCGAAGGCTTAGTAAAAACTCCCGAACGTGCAGCAAAAGCCATGCAGTTTTTAACACAGGGTTACGATCAGGACCCTGTAGAAATATTAAAAGGGGCTATGTTTAAGGAGTCCTATAATGAAATGGTTATTGTAAAAGATATCGAGTTGTATTCACTTTGCGAGCATCATATTTTACCGTTTTTTGGGAAAGCGCATATTGCTTATATTCCAAACGGACATATTGTTGGCTTAAGTAAATTACCTAGAATTGTAGATGTTTTTGCCAGAAGATTACAAGTGCAAGAGCGTTTAACAGAACAAATTTTAGACTGTATAAACGATACTTTAAAGCCTCAAGGTGTAGCTGTTGTAATAGAAGCATCGCATATGTGTATGATGATGCGCGGTGTACAAAAGCAAAACTCAATAACTACAACATCTGGATTTAGAGGTCAATTTGAGAAAATTGAAACGAGAAACGAATTCTTAAAATTAAT
The window above is part of the Algibacter sp. L3A6 genome. Proteins encoded here:
- a CDS encoding MFS transporter codes for the protein MKPAKYILPVIVFSQFCCTSLWFATNGVIEDLVTNFTLDHSALGHLSSAVQFGFIIGTFLFALLTITDRFAPSKVFFISAVLAAVFNVLIVLENHNLWSLVMLRFFTGFFLAGIYPVGMKIAADYYNKGLGRSLGFLVGALVLGTAFPHVLKGFGSGFLWQDIIYTTTALAVIGGVVMFAFVPNGPYRKSAAKFDVSVLFNVFKVREFRKAAFGYFGHMWELYTFWAFVPILLGAYVEYHPSVTFNIPLLSFIIIASGGIACVISGYLSQMFGIKKIGAIALALSGICCLVSPLFFSLESEISFIIFLVFWGIVVVADSPLFSTLVAQNVSAENKGTALTIVNSIGFAVTIVSIQLASSLIDVMAVKYLFLFIAIGPVLGLVGLLKRS
- a CDS encoding ABC transporter ATP-binding protein codes for the protein MIKAKNIQKFYDDLQVLKGVDIHIKPSEVVSIVGASGAGKTTLLQILGTLDKASPVTNFELIINNINIGELNDKALAKFRNEHIGFIFQFHQLLPEFTAIENVCLPAFIKGTNKKDAEKRAKELLDFLGLSHRYNHKPNELSGGEQQRVAVARALINSPALIFADEPSGNLDSESAENLHSLFFKLRDQFGQTFVIVTHNEELANLADRKLTMVDGNIVS
- the folE gene encoding GTP cyclohydrolase I FolE; amino-acid sequence: MPYRKLEEYNMQVTDDVKNRYRNIIEDLGEDTEREGLVKTPERAAKAMQFLTQGYDQDPVEILKGAMFKESYNEMVIVKDIELYSLCEHHILPFFGKAHIAYIPNGHIVGLSKLPRIVDVFARRLQVQERLTEQILDCINDTLKPQGVAVVIEASHMCMMMRGVQKQNSITTTSGFRGQFEKIETRNEFLKLIGK